One window of Mycoplasma cottewii genomic DNA carries:
- the thiI gene encoding tRNA uracil 4-sulfurtransferase ThiI, translating into MKHILIRYGELTLKGNNRFRFVDKLISNIKFKLKRFNKDDIEYIKDNNSLILKVNDEISNDVLEELKTVFGIYSLSVIQHTKKDLEDIKNAILKIVEQSNAKTFKLEATRKDKSFELTSIEIKQKLAPEILKACSNLSVDVHNPDLKVEVVIKKDHAEVFDNRISGLKGLPVGISGKGLSLLSGGIDSPVASFLTLKRGMHIDFIHFMTPPHTSAEALKKVFDLAKKLSRYNSSTFRLYVCDFALMLQELQHIPEESYKITIMRRMFMRIANAIADKYNYKALITGESLGQVASQTIESMDVINRTSLIPILRPVITYDKEEIIEISKFIDTYETSILPFDDVCSMFVPKQPVTKPRLHTAIAQEDAILWPELLEETIQNHITEFVFKNGEVVENKE; encoded by the coding sequence ATGAAACACATTTTAATAAGATATGGTGAATTAACATTAAAAGGAAATAACAGATTCAGATTCGTTGATAAGTTAATTTCTAACATTAAATTTAAATTAAAAAGATTTAATAAAGATGATATTGAATATATTAAAGATAATAATTCTTTAATATTAAAAGTTAATGATGAAATTTCAAATGATGTTTTAGAAGAATTAAAAACTGTTTTTGGAATTTATTCATTATCAGTTATTCAACACACAAAAAAAGATCTTGAAGATATTAAAAATGCTATTTTAAAAATAGTTGAACAATCTAATGCAAAAACCTTTAAATTAGAAGCAACTAGAAAAGATAAATCTTTTGAGCTAACAAGTATTGAAATTAAACAAAAATTAGCTCCAGAAATTTTAAAAGCTTGTTCTAATTTATCTGTTGATGTACATAATCCCGATTTAAAAGTAGAAGTTGTAATTAAAAAAGATCACGCTGAAGTTTTTGATAATAGAATTAGTGGTTTAAAAGGATTACCAGTTGGAATTAGTGGTAAAGGTTTAAGTTTATTAAGTGGTGGAATTGATTCACCTGTTGCTTCATTTTTAACTTTAAAAAGAGGTATGCATATTGATTTTATACACTTTATGACTCCACCTCACACTTCAGCTGAAGCATTAAAAAAAGTTTTTGATTTAGCTAAAAAATTATCTAGATATAATTCATCAACTTTCAGATTATATGTTTGTGATTTTGCTTTAATGTTACAAGAATTACAACATATTCCTGAAGAAAGTTATAAGATAACTATTATGAGAAGAATGTTTATGAGAATAGCAAACGCTATTGCTGATAAATACAATTATAAAGCTCTAATTACAGGTGAAAGCTTAGGACAAGTTGCTAGTCAGACTATTGAAAGTATGGATGTAATAAACAGAACAAGTTTAATACCTATTTTAAGACCAGTTATTACATATGATAAAGAAGAAATTATTGAAATTTCTAAGTTTATTGATACATATGAAACTTCAATTCTTCCATTTGATGATGTATGTAGTATGTTTGTGCCAAAACAACCTGTTACAAAACCTAGACTTCACACAGCGATCGCTCAAGAAGATGCTATTTTATGACCTGAACTTTTAGAAGAAACAATTCAAAACCATATAACTGAATTTGTATTCAAAAATGGAGAAGTTGTAGAAAATAAAGAATAA
- the dnaE gene encoding DNA polymerase III subunit alpha, which produces MNFTPLFTVKSEYNFLDSLIKIDDYISFVKKHDFDYAFYCEKNTMFGVAEFIKKSQKNNIKPIVGLNIDFDDQTRLCIYAKNRLGYQIICHISSFLHDGFTHSDQDIKNYIYQNINTNVVVIAKFTDQEFKTNLKIILNDDLYDADELKLYLEPINYLDPDQKDVYKILTAIRETKTLDEININSFNCYPDITFLEQNNYKVSIEILSKVSFDLFDNDTKYLIKYKTPDNISSNEFLKQRCELSLKAFIKYNQKNNQQINAKEYFKRLEYELNVIKNMGFSDYFLVVADYVNFAKKQDIMVGPGRGSAAGSLISFLLRITDVDPLKYDLLFERFLNPERQTLPDIDVDFQDNRREEVLEYLFEKYGKYNVATITTYQTIGYKMAWRDVCRVFKIEMNIVNKISKLLDHDKDINFLDFVNENKILKDYYQDENFKTIFDAMNMIVGLPRQSGTHAAGVILSDVDLRQIAPIKIGYNGIFQTQYDMSYLEEIGLIKMDILGLKNLTTLQEIKHLIQKNYNINVKLNQIPLNNWKTFNLLQKGHTSGIFQLESKGMTDLIVKMKVDSISSISDASALYRPGPQEMIPQYLSNKKLPNLKVIDDSVYDILKSTYGVIVYQEQVMQMLKKIANFSLAKADIVRRAMSKKNADYMHQAREEFVNNAIKLNNLSPNKANLIWNWIDKFSNYGFNKSHSISYSYVSYWLAYFKANYTCEFYSSLLSGVIGSELKTHQYIKELNEYNIKINKPIILNTSLTYQIRNKQIYMPLTTIKGIGIEIVKKISQAKKENKEMFKDINSFVLAMINQKISISTIQILIKAGALDNLWNLNKQTMLKNLDIIYNQAVAFKDLKNISDEEKVILIDYDEFDDETLAMFEKELYGFFIDSNPILKIKNSNLKYNPVDISKLTVNQNQIIVGFISNIKEIKDKNNNTMAFISIFDSTSEVDVTIFANDYEQVKDKLIVNKAYIIEIQPNTRQNKISAKFVKLIKQI; this is translated from the coding sequence ATGAATTTTACACCACTGTTTACAGTTAAAAGTGAATATAATTTTTTAGATTCATTAATTAAAATTGATGATTACATTTCTTTTGTTAAAAAGCATGACTTTGATTATGCTTTTTATTGTGAAAAAAACACTATGTTTGGTGTTGCTGAATTTATTAAAAAATCTCAAAAAAATAATATTAAACCAATTGTTGGATTAAACATAGATTTTGACGATCAAACTAGATTATGTATTTATGCAAAAAATAGATTAGGTTATCAAATTATTTGTCATATATCTAGTTTTTTACATGACGGTTTTACTCATTCTGATCAAGATATTAAAAATTATATTTATCAAAATATAAATACCAATGTTGTAGTTATAGCTAAATTTACTGATCAAGAATTTAAAACTAATTTAAAAATAATTTTAAATGATGATTTGTATGATGCTGATGAATTGAAATTATACTTAGAACCAATTAATTATTTAGATCCTGATCAAAAAGATGTTTATAAAATTTTAACTGCAATAAGAGAAACTAAAACTCTTGATGAAATAAACATTAATTCTTTTAATTGTTATCCTGATATAACTTTTTTAGAACAAAATAATTATAAAGTAAGTATTGAAATACTTTCAAAAGTAAGTTTTGATCTTTTTGACAATGATACAAAATATTTAATAAAATACAAAACACCAGATAATATTTCAAGTAATGAATTTTTAAAACAAAGATGTGAATTATCTTTAAAAGCATTTATTAAATATAACCAAAAAAATAATCAACAAATTAATGCAAAAGAGTATTTTAAAAGATTAGAATATGAACTAAATGTCATAAAAAATATGGGATTTAGTGATTATTTTTTAGTAGTTGCTGATTATGTTAATTTCGCTAAAAAACAAGATATTATGGTCGGTCCCGGACGTGGTAGTGCTGCAGGTAGTTTAATTAGTTTTTTATTAAGAATTACTGATGTTGACCCCTTAAAATATGATCTATTGTTTGAAAGATTTTTAAATCCTGAACGTCAAACTCTTCCTGATATTGATGTAGATTTTCAAGATAATAGACGTGAAGAAGTTCTAGAATATTTATTTGAAAAATATGGAAAATACAATGTTGCAACAATTACAACTTATCAAACAATTGGTTATAAGATGGCTTGAAGAGATGTATGTAGAGTTTTTAAAATTGAAATGAATATTGTAAATAAAATATCTAAACTTTTAGATCATGATAAAGATATTAATTTTTTAGATTTTGTAAATGAAAACAAAATACTAAAAGATTATTATCAAGATGAAAATTTCAAAACTATTTTTGATGCTATGAATATGATTGTTGGATTACCTAGACAATCTGGAACTCACGCTGCTGGAGTTATTTTATCTGATGTTGATTTAAGGCAAATTGCTCCAATTAAGATCGGTTATAATGGTATTTTTCAAACTCAATATGATATGAGTTATTTAGAAGAAATAGGTTTAATTAAAATGGATATTTTAGGTTTAAAAAATCTAACAACATTACAAGAAATTAAACATTTAATACAAAAAAATTACAATATTAATGTTAAATTAAACCAAATTCCGTTAAATAATTGAAAAACATTTAATCTTTTACAAAAAGGACATACTTCAGGTATATTTCAATTAGAATCTAAAGGAATGACTGATCTAATAGTTAAGATGAAAGTTGACTCTATATCGAGTATCTCTGATGCTTCTGCTTTATATAGACCAGGACCTCAAGAAATGATACCTCAATATTTATCTAATAAAAAATTACCTAATCTTAAAGTTATCGATGATAGTGTTTATGATATTTTAAAATCAACTTATGGAGTTATTGTTTATCAAGAACAAGTTATGCAAATGCTTAAAAAAATCGCCAATTTTTCACTAGCAAAAGCTGATATTGTAAGAAGAGCTATGAGTAAGAAAAATGCTGATTATATGCATCAAGCAAGAGAAGAATTTGTTAATAATGCAATAAAACTAAATAACTTATCACCAAATAAAGCTAATTTAATTTGAAACTGAATTGATAAATTTTCTAACTATGGATTTAATAAATCTCACTCAATTTCATATTCTTATGTGAGTTATTGATTAGCATATTTTAAAGCTAATTATACTTGTGAATTTTACAGTAGTTTATTAAGTGGAGTGATTGGAAGTGAATTAAAAACACACCAATATATTAAAGAGTTAAATGAATATAATATTAAGATAAATAAACCGATTATTTTAAATACTTCACTAACTTATCAAATAAGAAATAAACAAATTTATATGCCACTAACTACAATTAAAGGAATAGGTATAGAAATTGTTAAAAAAATATCACAAGCAAAAAAAGAAAATAAAGAGATGTTTAAAGATATCAATAGTTTTGTTTTAGCTATGATTAATCAAAAAATATCAATAAGTACAATTCAAATTTTAATTAAAGCTGGAGCATTAGATAATTTGTGAAACTTAAATAAACAAACTATGTTAAAAAATTTAGATATTATTTATAATCAAGCAGTTGCTTTTAAAGATTTAAAAAATATAAGTGATGAAGAAAAAGTTATTCTAATTGATTATGATGAATTTGATGATGAAACATTAGCTATGTTTGAAAAAGAATTGTATGGATTTTTCATTGATTCAAATCCTATTTTAAAAATTAAAAACTCTAATTTAAAATACAACCCTGTTGATATTTCAAAAT